From the Bacillus sp. FJAT-22090 genome, the window AAAATACTCAAACAGAACGTAAAAACGTTCGTCTTATGTTGGATCGAACGAAAAAGTTTAAAGCTCCCGAAATAGTTGAACCAGATGAAGAACCATTTGAAGTTCAGTCAATCATTGAAATATTAAACGATTCGAGAAAAAAATTACTGACTTTCCTTAGTACAATAGAGGATAAACCGATATTGGAGGAAAAATCATTTAAGCATCCTGCTTTAGGTGAATTACCACTTGACCAATGGATTGAACAGATATATTTACATGAACAACGACACATAGAACAAATAAAAGAAATAAGATTACTTTTAGATACGAGGCACTAAACATATGATTATCAACAGATTCCTGTTTAAGTAAAGGGGAAAAAGAATTTAACTATGTGAATTAATATTTTTATATTATCGGGTGCTTTACTTCTAGAAGGGGTAGGGCCTTTTTTCATTTTCAACTTCCTCATCATATTGAGCTAACGGGTGCTTTACTTCATTAAAGAATAAAGCCTTTTTTCTTATTGAAATAAAGCAGCAGATAAGTTGAACAAGGAGGTATATTTGGCAGCTCGGCGAAATAGTAAAGAAAGTTTAATCGTAGTGGGGTAGAATATGTCAAAGTATATTAGTATATTTTTCTTAACAATAATGGTTAGTATAATATTTTTTTTTCTATTTGTTGGTGTGTTTGATGGCGGTGATTATGCTGAAACAGCAATTTATACATTTGGTACAATAATAATTTTACTCCTATCATTTTTGATTTCACTCATGTACTATTTAATAAATTTATTAAATAATTAATTTTAGCTCAACGATTATACACTAAAGGGGACTTAGGTGTAAAATCGTTGAGCTGCCTACGCTGCTCTTTTTCTTATTGAACTAACGAAGCAGGTTTAGTCTAATAATGAGTTAAAGAATATACCACCCTAAACGTTATGGGGAACTTATATTAAATAGAACACAAATAACAACTTTAGCAGAAAGTTTAGGAGAGATTGTGAGAGTTAGTAATTAAAGTAACTTTTTACAATCAAAAATCCAAACAAAAAAAGGAGCAGCAACTACTCCTTTTCTAAAACCATTTTACAGGAATATTAGTTTCTAGGATCTACATAATCCGGATAATCAGAAATGATTGCGTCAACTCCCATTTCGAATAAGAAGTCTGCAGCTTCTTGACTGCGTACTGTCCATGAACCAATTTGCATTCCTTGAGAGTGAACTTGATTCACTAATTCTTCTGTCACAATTCCATAACTTGGGTTAAACCAATCCGCATATGTTGAAAATTCTTGTAAAGCTTCCAATGTTGTATCTGCACGGTTAGAAGTTAATACACCGACTGGAACTTTAGGAAGTAGCTGGTCCACTCTTTTCACAGATTCAAAGTTAAAAGATTGAATAATGATTTTTTCATTTTGTGGTTTATCGAGATTTCGTTCTTTTAATACTTCTGCTACTTGTTCTTCAATACCAGGGTAAAGCTCTGGAGCCTTTAATTCTATTAAAATTCCAATTTTTCCATGGTAGCGATCAAGAATCTCTTCAAATGTTGGGATTGGTTCTCCTGCAAATTGTTCCCCTTTCCAACTACCTGCATCAAGACTTCTAAGCTGTTCAAATGTTAAATCTCCTACTTTTCCCGTTCCATCTGTTGTACGATCCACTGTTGTATCATGAATCAATACTAATTCACCATCTTTACTTCTTTGAACATCGATTTCAATATAATCGGCTTTCATATCAACTGCTAGATCAAAAGCAGCAATCGTATTTTCAGGAGCGTAACCTGTTGCACCACGGTGTGCTACATTTTCAACTTGTTTTCTATCACCTACTGTTTGTTCTACTGCAAACGCCTGACTTAATGGGCTGAATAATAACGATAATGCCACTCCTGTACCTATTAATAATTTTTTGCTCATTTTCTCCATCTCCTATCTAAAATATCTTTCAAATTTATTTTAGAAAATGGATGTTAAACTAATATGTAGATATATTTATAGATTAATGAAGTTTGTGTTAACGAAATTTGACCTTTTTCCTTACGTTTTTTTACAAATCTACTAGAGGAATCAGTAGAATAAGTG encodes:
- a CDS encoding DinB family protein, giving the protein MSNLVNDNLYEVRNNLVNEITSLNYSQFNGRLGMNMWSIAQICHHLVLVEQATIKAIAWGLKKVENTQTERKNVRLMLDRTKKFKAPEIVEPDEEPFEVQSIIEILNDSRKKLLTFLSTIEDKPILEEKSFKHPALGELPLDQWIEQIYLHEQRHIEQIKEIRLLLDTRH
- a CDS encoding glycerophosphodiester phosphodiesterase, with amino-acid sequence MSKKLLIGTGVALSLLFSPLSQAFAVEQTVGDRKQVENVAHRGATGYAPENTIAAFDLAVDMKADYIEIDVQRSKDGELVLIHDTTVDRTTDGTGKVGDLTFEQLRSLDAGSWKGEQFAGEPIPTFEEILDRYHGKIGILIELKAPELYPGIEEQVAEVLKERNLDKPQNEKIIIQSFNFESVKRVDQLLPKVPVGVLTSNRADTTLEALQEFSTYADWFNPSYGIVTEELVNQVHSQGMQIGSWTVRSQEAADFLFEMGVDAIISDYPDYVDPRN